The following proteins are co-located in the Melanotaenia boesemani isolate fMelBoe1 chromosome 5, fMelBoe1.pri, whole genome shotgun sequence genome:
- the LOC121639809 gene encoding uncharacterized protein LOC121639809, with translation MLLLLILISSVCAATFVVNVTQSSYQAEENHNITLEWTFATKPDVSWRFLFIICNLITDHRIFTLYHVSEGVEVPESQDGQFVGRVQRDKDIFREGRIRLHVSRLRTNDSGLYVCDVNTDHGWGSASCQLNVTEAAEELPPQRPTIRPQPERGGHILLVVMVGCGVAAAVPLVIIVITGFIIRKRKSRDKRAVESPTETILKHPIYHQPESEIQLKT, from the exons atgctgctgctcctcatcctcatctcatctgtctgtg cagcaacatttgtaGTGAATGTGACACAGAGTTCCTATCAGGCAGAGGAGAACCACAACATCACTCTGGAGTGGACCTTCGCAACCAAACCTGACGTCTCCTGGAGGTTCCTGTTTATCATCTGTAACCTGATAACTGATCACAGAATCTTCACCCTGTATCATGTCAGTGAAGGAGTTGAGGTACCAGAGTCTCAGGATGGACAGTTTGTAGGACGAGTCCAGAGGGACAAAGACATCTTCAGAGAAGGACGAATCAGACTTCATGTGTCCAGACTCAGAACTAATGATTctggtctgtatgtgtgtgatgtgaACACAGATCATGGATGGGGCTCTGCCAGCTGTCAGCTCAACGTTACTG AAGCTGCAGAAGAGCTCCCACCTCAGAGACCAACCATCAGACCACAACCAGAGAGAGGAGGACACATCTTACTGGTCGTTATGGTGGGATGTGGAGTAGCAGCAGCAGTTCCTCTGGTGATCATTGTTATCACTGGTTTTATtatcagaaagagaaaaagcagaGACAAACGAGCTGTTGAGAGTCCCACAGAGACAATCCTAAAACATCCCATTTATCATCAGCCTGAATCAGAGATTCAGTTAAAGACTTGA